One Microbacterium keratanolyticum DNA window includes the following coding sequences:
- a CDS encoding DNA polymerase III subunit gamma and tau, translating to MTTALYRRYRPENFAEMIGQSQVTDPLMTALRSDRVGHAYLFSGPRGCGKTTSARILARCLNCAEGPTDTPCGVCPSCVELSRAGGGSLDVVEIDAASHNGVDDARDLRERATFAPSRDRFKIFILDEAHMVTPQGFNALLKLVEEPPAHVKFIFATTEPDKVLGTIRSRTHHYPFRLVPPAAMLEYVEKLCREEGVSVEPGVLPLVVRAGGGSPRDTLSLLDQLIAGSEGDSVGYARAVALLGYTHGALLDEIVDALASNDATIAFPAVDRVVQTGQDPRRFVDDLLERLRDLIVIAAVGDGASAVLRGVSEDDLAKMRDQAALFGASRLSRTADLVSTALDDMTGATSPRLHLELLVARVLAGAQDEPASQASPVQSADALRDARAAAMATVGSGRTASAAAAAPATAPRASEVPVVPPASAAPPVPEVPAASSPAEAPATAPDQVSASAPEAPASESSASESSASAAPAPDPSGPAADAPELPAPESASTTPAPAPDASGPVDFDRVRGAWPGILTRLQAISSSSWIVVTAVQPLGFDTASEVLTVGFPSQSDVGRFRGATPGEGPSDHLRTAISDELGVRVKFKPAPLPPAGAEGTSRPAPAQRPSNGPARSVSDNAAPVTEWVVASIPRGESAAAEAPGAESAAPTASTSPAVPASNVAAPAPVREPQSIPAPARETQPVTAPARDAQSDADTMPASGWYEPSSDYDDMPPPPEDEPPYDPGPPAEHAPRQSVGAQSSSVAPDHAPASAPAAPRDAAGLASRPTVTSRPIGGGVQRYGEAVVRQVLGASFVREEPFDPPTRFN from the coding sequence GTGACCACAGCCCTTTACCGTCGATACCGGCCCGAGAACTTCGCCGAGATGATCGGGCAGTCTCAGGTCACCGATCCGCTCATGACGGCGCTGCGCAGCGATCGCGTGGGGCACGCGTACCTGTTCTCCGGTCCGCGCGGATGCGGCAAGACCACGTCGGCTCGTATTCTCGCGCGTTGCCTGAACTGCGCAGAAGGGCCGACCGACACCCCGTGCGGCGTCTGCCCGAGCTGTGTCGAGCTGTCGCGTGCCGGAGGCGGGTCGCTCGACGTCGTCGAGATCGACGCGGCCAGCCACAACGGCGTCGATGACGCGCGTGATCTGCGCGAACGTGCGACCTTCGCGCCGAGCCGTGACCGCTTCAAGATCTTCATTCTCGATGAGGCGCACATGGTCACACCGCAGGGGTTCAACGCCCTGCTCAAGCTCGTCGAAGAGCCGCCCGCGCACGTCAAGTTCATCTTCGCGACGACCGAGCCCGACAAGGTGCTTGGCACGATCCGCTCGCGTACGCATCACTACCCGTTCCGGCTGGTTCCCCCGGCGGCGATGCTCGAGTACGTCGAGAAGCTGTGCCGAGAAGAGGGCGTCTCGGTCGAACCCGGGGTTCTGCCGCTCGTGGTGCGCGCCGGTGGCGGCTCGCCTCGTGACACCCTGTCGCTGCTCGACCAGTTGATCGCGGGATCCGAGGGTGACTCGGTCGGCTACGCCCGCGCGGTCGCTCTGCTCGGCTACACGCACGGTGCCCTCCTCGATGAGATCGTCGATGCTCTCGCCTCGAACGACGCCACCATCGCATTCCCCGCGGTGGACCGCGTCGTGCAGACCGGGCAAGATCCTCGGCGCTTCGTCGACGACCTGCTCGAACGGCTGCGCGACCTCATCGTGATCGCCGCGGTGGGCGACGGCGCATCCGCCGTGCTCCGCGGCGTTTCGGAAGACGATCTCGCCAAGATGCGCGATCAGGCGGCGCTCTTCGGGGCGTCGCGGCTCTCGCGCACGGCCGACCTCGTGAGCACCGCGCTCGACGACATGACCGGCGCGACCTCGCCGCGCCTGCACCTCGAACTGCTCGTCGCGCGTGTGCTCGCCGGCGCGCAGGATGAACCCGCGAGCCAGGCATCTCCTGTGCAGAGCGCAGACGCATTGCGCGACGCCCGGGCCGCCGCGATGGCCACCGTCGGTTCGGGACGCACGGCTTCGGCAGCTGCTGCTGCCCCCGCAACCGCGCCGCGGGCATCCGAGGTCCCCGTGGTGCCGCCAGCCTCTGCGGCTCCGCCGGTGCCGGAGGTCCCCGCCGCGTCGTCGCCTGCGGAGGCGCCCGCCACCGCTCCCGATCAGGTTTCCGCATCCGCGCCGGAGGCCCCCGCATCCGAGAGCTCCGCGTCCGAGAGTTCTGCGTCTGCGGCTCCTGCTCCGGACCCGTCCGGGCCTGCGGCCGACGCGCCCGAGTTGCCCGCGCCGGAGTCTGCCTCGACAACGCCTGCTCCGGCCCCCGACGCCTCAGGGCCGGTGGATTTCGATCGTGTCCGCGGCGCCTGGCCAGGAATCCTGACTCGTCTGCAGGCGATCAGCAGTTCATCGTGGATCGTCGTCACGGCTGTGCAGCCGCTCGGCTTCGACACCGCCAGCGAGGTGCTCACCGTCGGCTTCCCGTCACAGTCAGACGTCGGGCGCTTCCGCGGTGCGACACCCGGCGAGGGACCTTCCGACCACCTGCGCACCGCCATCTCCGACGAGCTCGGTGTGCGCGTCAAGTTCAAGCCCGCACCGCTACCGCCAGCCGGTGCCGAGGGAACGAGCCGACCCGCTCCCGCGCAGCGTCCGTCGAACGGTCCGGCACGCAGCGTGTCCGACAACGCCGCCCCCGTGACGGAATGGGTGGTCGCGTCGATTCCGCGCGGCGAGAGTGCAGCTGCTGAGGCGCCCGGGGCGGAGTCCGCGGCGCCCACAGCCTCGACGTCGCCCGCGGTTCCGGCTTCGAACGTGGCGGCGCCCGCGCCGGTCCGCGAGCCGCAGTCGATCCCCGCGCCGGCCAGGGAGACGCAGCCCGTCACCGCACCGGCCCGCGACGCACAGTCCGATGCCGACACGATGCCCGCCTCCGGTTGGTACGAGCCCTCGAGCGACTACGACGACATGCCCCCTCCGCCCGAGGACGAGCCGCCGTACGATCCAGGACCGCCCGCAGAGCACGCCCCGCGCCAGAGCGTCGGGGCGCAGAGCTCTTCCGTTGCGCCTGACCACGCGCCGGCATCCGCGCCCGCTGCGCCGCGTGATGCGGCCGGGCTGGCGTCTCGTCCCACGGTGACATCCCGACCCATCGGCGGCGGGGTGCAGCGCTACGGCGAAGCGGTCGTCCGGCAGGTGCTCGGGGCGTCCTTCGTGCGCGAAGAGCCCTTTGATCCCCCGACGAGGTTCAACTGA
- the recR gene encoding recombination mediator RecR, translating into MYDGIVQELIDEFGRLPGIGPKSAQRITFHILQTPSFDVARLAELLGEIRERVRFCEICGNVAEQERCAICRDPRRNPALICVVEDAKDVSAIERTREFRGLYHVLGGAISPIAGVGPDDLRITQLMTRLADGTVQEVIIATNPNLEGEATASYLSRLLTTMQITVSRLASGLPVGGDLEYADEVTLGRAFEGRRVL; encoded by the coding sequence ATGTACGACGGCATCGTTCAAGAGCTGATCGACGAGTTCGGTCGTCTGCCGGGCATCGGCCCGAAATCCGCGCAGCGGATCACCTTCCACATCCTGCAGACGCCGAGCTTCGATGTCGCACGTCTCGCCGAACTCCTCGGCGAGATCCGTGAACGCGTGCGCTTCTGCGAGATCTGCGGCAACGTCGCCGAGCAGGAACGCTGCGCGATCTGCCGCGATCCCCGTCGCAACCCGGCACTCATCTGCGTCGTCGAAGACGCGAAGGACGTCTCGGCGATCGAGCGCACGCGCGAGTTCCGTGGGCTCTATCACGTGCTCGGCGGTGCGATCAGTCCGATCGCGGGCGTCGGTCCTGACGATCTGCGCATCACGCAGCTCATGACGCGTCTCGCCGACGGCACCGTGCAAGAGGTCATCATCGCCACGAACCCGAACCTCGAGGGCGAGGCGACCGCGAGCTACCTCAGCCGTCTGCTCACGACGATGCAGATCACGGTCTCGCGGCTCGCCTCCGGTCTGCCGGTCGGCGGCGATCTCGAGTACGCCGACGAGGTCACCCTCGGTCGCGCCTTCGAAGGCCGGCGCGTCCTGTGA
- a CDS encoding DMT family transporter — translation MNQSGGFTRRGWLLFAAMALIWGVPYLFISIAVETYSPPAVVAGRTLIAALLLLPFAIRSGALKAAWKLWPWVLAFGLVEMAGPFLLLGHAEQTLPSGLTGLLVATVPLVAAVIALLGGDRGVLRPARIIGLFVGIVGVGIVVAGPSLFGHGQLDLLAIGEVLLVAVLYAIAPFIVARKLSSVPSLGTITLSLLAIGLLYLPIALVVPSAPPTLESTVALVILGVLCTAVAFLAFFALIREVGPVRAPLFTYVNPVVAIVLGALILAEPLTPGLLIGFPLIILGCWFAGTGGRLRPVASEAVPTDTSAIAECAEAEPSAPTQRADTE, via the coding sequence GTGAACCAGAGCGGTGGCTTCACCCGCCGCGGGTGGCTGCTGTTCGCCGCGATGGCGCTGATCTGGGGCGTCCCGTACCTGTTCATCAGCATCGCCGTCGAAACGTACTCGCCGCCGGCCGTCGTGGCCGGACGCACCCTCATCGCCGCCCTGCTGCTGCTGCCATTCGCGATCCGCAGCGGTGCGCTCAAAGCCGCATGGAAGCTCTGGCCGTGGGTGCTCGCCTTCGGTCTTGTCGAGATGGCGGGGCCTTTCCTCCTGCTGGGACACGCAGAGCAGACGCTGCCTTCGGGGCTCACAGGTCTTCTGGTGGCAACCGTGCCGCTCGTCGCCGCGGTCATCGCTCTGCTGGGCGGAGACAGGGGAGTGCTGCGCCCCGCGCGCATCATCGGCCTCTTCGTCGGCATCGTGGGAGTGGGGATCGTCGTCGCCGGCCCCAGCCTGTTCGGCCACGGTCAGCTCGACCTTCTCGCGATCGGCGAGGTGCTGCTGGTTGCGGTCCTCTACGCGATCGCGCCCTTCATCGTCGCGCGCAAGCTGTCGTCCGTGCCCTCGCTCGGCACGATCACGCTCTCGCTCCTCGCGATCGGGCTCCTGTACCTGCCGATCGCGCTCGTCGTTCCGTCGGCACCGCCGACGCTCGAATCGACGGTCGCCCTCGTCATCCTCGGCGTGCTGTGCACGGCCGTCGCATTCCTGGCGTTCTTCGCTCTCATCCGCGAAGTGGGGCCTGTGCGTGCGCCGCTGTTCACGTACGTCAACCCGGTCGTCGCGATCGTCCTGGGTGCGTTGATCCTCGCGGAGCCGCTCACACCAGGACTCCTCATCGGTTTCCCGCTCATCATCCTCGGGTGCTGGTTCGCCGGAACTGGCGGGCGACTGCGCCCGGTCGCCTCGGAGGCCGTGCCCACCGATACGAGTGCGATCGCGGAGTGCGCCGAGGCCGAGCCGTCCGCGCCGACGCAGCGCGCCGACACGGAGTAG
- a CDS encoding DUF2871 domain-containing protein, with translation MTENTATHHRTLRILLGATAVYAVLGLAAGLFYREFTKANGYPEGFAGQLGLAHTHILTLGMLVLLIVLVLEKVFRLSTSRLLRWFFWIYNFGVVLTTGLLVWHGILQVKGLEGSGMISGIAGLGHILIGAGFVLLLLNLNVALRRDARATVAS, from the coding sequence ATGACGGAAAACACTGCCACCCATCACCGCACACTGCGCATCCTGCTCGGGGCGACCGCTGTCTATGCCGTGCTCGGCCTCGCCGCGGGGCTGTTCTACCGTGAATTCACGAAGGCGAACGGGTACCCGGAGGGTTTCGCCGGCCAGCTCGGTCTCGCGCACACGCACATCCTGACTCTCGGCATGCTCGTGCTGCTGATCGTGCTGGTCCTGGAGAAAGTCTTCCGCCTGTCGACGAGTCGTCTGCTGCGCTGGTTCTTCTGGATCTACAACTTCGGCGTCGTGCTCACGACGGGGCTGCTCGTGTGGCACGGCATCCTGCAGGTGAAGGGCCTGGAGGGCTCCGGGATGATCTCGGGGATCGCCGGCCTCGGGCACATCCTGATCGGCGCCGGTTTCGTGCTGCTTCTGCTGAACCTCAACGTGGCGCTGCGCCGCGATGCCCGCGCGACCGTCGCGAGCTGA
- a CDS encoding sensor histidine kinase → MDAHASLGSARQRMLRGARFALHVITVVLAFVGTIRAIDAGAEIVVASIAAALFLGWYATGAALLQGAVARWWLFALAALWAGLLAISAEYVWLAFPLLLLAGHVLRAGWSVVFAILVLAAAIMAPLLHHGQTSFAHIVGPVVGGGFALAISLGYDTLLRDAAERERLIASLVRAQDETAELQDELLRTQREAGASRERTRLARDLHDTIAQELSSISLLARTGEIARLPQIDALAQKSLTELRRIVAALDPTELEGSALAGALERMLAEAHVHSGIQTSLEVDLPPRALPTAVEVTLLRVAQSALANVRQHAAASTVAVRLHESEGSVGLDVVDDGAGFDPDAGEQPRAERTSYGLAAMRARVREHGGELHVQSALGEGTRLRVRIPLPGADSFGEGGDA, encoded by the coding sequence ATGGACGCGCACGCCTCGCTGGGTTCGGCACGACAGCGGATGCTCCGTGGCGCCCGATTCGCGCTGCATGTGATCACCGTCGTGCTGGCGTTCGTCGGCACGATCCGTGCGATCGATGCGGGTGCCGAGATCGTCGTCGCCTCGATCGCCGCAGCACTCTTCCTCGGCTGGTACGCCACAGGTGCCGCGCTACTGCAGGGCGCCGTGGCCCGCTGGTGGCTGTTCGCTCTCGCTGCTCTGTGGGCGGGGCTGCTCGCGATCTCCGCCGAGTACGTCTGGCTGGCGTTCCCTCTCCTGCTGCTGGCGGGGCACGTACTGCGCGCCGGGTGGTCGGTGGTGTTCGCGATCCTCGTGCTCGCCGCGGCGATCATGGCGCCGCTCCTGCACCACGGCCAGACGTCGTTCGCGCACATCGTCGGCCCGGTCGTCGGCGGCGGCTTCGCACTCGCGATCTCGCTCGGCTACGACACGCTGCTGCGCGACGCGGCGGAACGCGAACGCCTCATCGCCTCTCTGGTGCGCGCGCAGGACGAGACGGCGGAGCTGCAGGATGAGCTTCTGCGGACGCAGCGCGAGGCCGGCGCGAGCCGCGAGCGCACTCGTCTCGCGCGCGACCTGCACGACACGATCGCGCAGGAGCTCAGCTCGATCTCCCTCCTCGCGCGCACGGGCGAGATCGCGCGGCTGCCGCAGATCGATGCTCTGGCACAGAAATCGCTGACCGAGCTGCGCCGCATTGTCGCGGCTCTCGACCCGACGGAGCTGGAGGGCTCTGCCCTCGCCGGGGCCCTGGAGCGGATGCTCGCGGAGGCACACGTCCACAGCGGTATCCAGACGAGTCTCGAGGTCGACCTGCCACCGCGGGCTCTGCCCACGGCGGTCGAGGTCACCCTTCTTCGCGTTGCTCAGTCGGCGCTGGCGAATGTGCGCCAGCACGCGGCGGCGAGCACCGTCGCCGTCCGCCTTCACGAGAGTGAGGGAAGCGTCGGGCTTGACGTCGTCGACGACGGCGCGGGCTTCGATCCCGACGCCGGCGAGCAGCCGCGTGCAGAGCGCACGTCCTACGGCCTCGCAGCGATGCGCGCCCGAGTGCGGGAGCACGGCGGTGAGCTGCACGTGCAGAGCGCGCTGGGCGAAGGCACGCGGCTTCGGGTGCGCATCCCCCTTCCGGGTGCCGACTCATTCGGTGAAGGGGGCGACGCATGA
- a CDS encoding response regulator: MSIRLLLIDDHPIVRAGLRAVVEGRGFTVAGEAATGEEGIAAASELRPDVVLCDLRLGEGIDGVAATAALRALPDPPAVLILTTFDHDAQIVRALEAGAAGYLLKDVDTDTIARAIRDAAAGGLVFTPEGDQRLLAALRAPRVALTARELEVLGQVAAGASNKEIAATLFITEATVKTHVVHLLQKLGVDSRTGAVSEARRRGLL; the protein is encoded by the coding sequence ATGAGCATCCGCCTCCTCCTCATCGACGACCACCCCATCGTGCGCGCCGGATTGCGCGCTGTCGTCGAAGGGCGCGGCTTCACGGTCGCGGGCGAGGCCGCGACGGGCGAGGAGGGGATCGCCGCGGCATCCGAGCTCCGTCCTGATGTCGTGCTGTGCGATCTGCGCCTGGGGGAGGGGATCGACGGGGTCGCTGCGACCGCGGCGCTGCGCGCGCTGCCGGATCCGCCCGCCGTGCTGATCCTCACGACGTTCGACCACGACGCGCAGATCGTGCGCGCGCTGGAAGCCGGTGCCGCAGGATACCTGCTCAAAGACGTCGACACCGACACGATCGCGCGAGCGATCCGCGATGCGGCCGCGGGCGGACTGGTCTTCACTCCGGAGGGAGACCAGCGACTTCTCGCCGCGCTCCGTGCTCCGCGCGTCGCCCTCACCGCGCGAGAGCTCGAGGTGCTCGGCCAGGTCGCCGCGGGCGCGAGCAACAAGGAGATCGCGGCCACGCTGTTCATCACCGAAGCAACGGTCAAGACCCATGTGGTGCACCTGCTGCAGAAGCTCGGAGTCGACAGTCGCACGGGCGCCGTGAGCGAGGCGCGGCGACGCGGCCTGCTCTGA
- a CDS encoding aspartate kinase: MALIVQKYGGSSVADAEGIKRVAKRIVDTRRAGHDVVVAVSAMGDTTDELLDLAAEVAPIPAPRELDMLLSSGERISMALLAMAIHSMGFDARSFTGPQAGMRTDSRHGAARIVEVTPTRLREALDEGAIVIVAGFQGLNDDTQDITTLGRGGSDTTAVALAAALEADVCEIYSDVDGIFTADPRVVPLAHKLGSIGAEEMLELAANGAKVLYIRAVEYARRHGVLIHARSTFSSNEGTYVLGEGQKSPRESEGEDMEEPIVAGVATDLSQAKVTVTGVPDVPGKAAEIFKIVSKSGANVDMIVQNVSAAGTARTDISFTLPKSDAAAALRALSAEQEEVGFEGLLHDDQIGKLSVVGAGMRTHSGVSATLFEALSSTGINIEMISTSEIRISVVLRGDDLAHAARVVHTAYGLDGDVEAIVAAGTGR; this comes from the coding sequence GTGGCTCTCATCGTGCAGAAGTACGGCGGCTCGTCCGTCGCCGACGCAGAAGGCATCAAGCGCGTCGCCAAGCGCATCGTCGACACCCGTCGTGCCGGTCATGACGTCGTCGTCGCCGTGAGCGCCATGGGCGACACGACCGACGAGCTGCTCGACCTCGCGGCCGAGGTCGCCCCGATCCCCGCGCCGCGCGAACTCGACATGCTGCTCTCCAGCGGAGAGCGCATCTCGATGGCGCTGCTGGCCATGGCGATCCACTCCATGGGCTTCGACGCGCGCTCCTTCACCGGCCCTCAGGCCGGAATGCGCACCGACAGCCGACACGGTGCGGCGCGCATCGTCGAGGTGACCCCGACCCGTCTGCGCGAGGCGCTCGACGAGGGAGCCATCGTCATCGTCGCCGGATTCCAGGGACTCAACGACGACACGCAAGACATCACGACCCTGGGCCGCGGCGGTTCCGACACGACCGCCGTCGCGCTCGCCGCCGCGCTCGAGGCGGATGTCTGCGAGATCTACAGCGACGTCGACGGCATCTTCACGGCCGACCCGCGCGTCGTGCCTCTTGCACACAAGCTGGGCTCGATCGGCGCAGAAGAGATGCTCGAGCTCGCGGCCAACGGCGCGAAGGTCCTCTACATCCGCGCGGTCGAGTACGCACGCCGTCATGGCGTCCTCATTCACGCTCGTTCGACGTTCTCGTCGAACGAGGGCACCTACGTTCTGGGCGAGGGGCAGAAGTCCCCCCGCGAATCCGAGGGAGAAGACATGGAAGAGCCGATCGTCGCCGGAGTCGCGACCGACCTCAGCCAGGCCAAGGTCACGGTCACAGGCGTTCCGGATGTTCCGGGCAAGGCCGCCGAGATCTTCAAGATCGTGTCGAAGTCGGGCGCGAACGTCGACATGATCGTGCAGAACGTGTCGGCCGCCGGCACCGCACGCACCGACATCTCCTTCACCCTGCCGAAGTCGGATGCCGCCGCTGCGCTGCGCGCACTGTCCGCCGAGCAGGAGGAGGTCGGCTTCGAGGGACTGCTGCACGACGACCAGATCGGCAAGCTGTCGGTCGTCGGTGCGGGCATGCGCACCCACTCGGGTGTCTCTGCGACCCTCTTCGAGGCGCTGAGCTCGACCGGCATCAACATCGAGATGATCTCCACGTCTGAGATCCGCATCTCGGTCGTGCTGCGCGGTGACGATCTCGCTCACGCCGCACGCGTCGTGCACACCGCCTACGGTCTCGACGGCGACGTCGAGGCGATCGTCGCCGCCGGCACCGGCCGCTGA